GGCCATTGAAGTCATATCTTATGATAACATCATGTCCAAATACGTTATATTAATAACTCACTAAATTCATTTGAACTTATCTAGCTTCTTATTATGTTTTCAAGTAAAAAGGACTATGCGAGACGTTGGAGAAGGACTAAGCCAAGATCTGTCGAGCCTGTGTGAGCTTTTTCTTCTTAACTATAACATGTATATAGTGGAGGCAACCTACAGGCTAAGCCCCAGGATACAAAATTTctataattgaatttgaataacattattattattccaaCGGGGGTTGATTGTTATAATTTAGCAAAGTTATTATTGTTAATCACTCTTAATACGCTTGTTAATGtctcatttaaaaatttgtgtTGTAGCAATTCCGATATATAGCCAGTCGATTGGTTAAGCGATCGAGATGCTACACAAACACactctaaaataaattttccttaTTCAAACTAAGATGAAATATATAGTTGGAAAGATGTCCTTATTGGATGAAAAATAGAGCATGCACATGTAGTCAATTTTATTGTCGATTTCTCAGCATATTATAGGTGACAAATGTCACATGCTCAagtaattctaaattttttgttgcTTATTTTGAGCCAACACTctgctttattatatatataatttatcattttaaatattttattatttataaaatttatcataaaagctttgattaaataaatttacttgataaaattttttatcatactTATAAGTATGAATtctgaaattattaaaatgcttttgttaaaccaaattatatataataaataatattaatattaggTGTTTGATAAGAACTTTAACCTTAGCTTGATACAAATCAAgacaatattaaatttaatattatatttatttatgttttcattaagtaaaaaaaaaaagaaaaggaaaaatttatagtactttagttttaaatgacaattttaattatttacataataaataattttatattttatatataaattttataagtaatGCACTACATTTctataatctaatttaatatattataattatattaattatttatttattatgaattattatgatcaatttattgatgattaagaaaaggtgaaaattaaaaatcttataGTGAAGAGTTTAAcctacaatataaaaattttttagttggacaaatattttaataatgagtagttttttttataatcactatattaattattattttgaataatatttttgtattaattatatggaataatattgtatatattCAATATGGTAAAAGTGATTTAAAATGTCAACAACCAAAAGAGTAAATGGTTAAAACTACTAACATCCACTTAccctaaattataatataagctttgattgtaatttaaaagaaaagataaataaataaatacattaattttggTCTAAtctgtaattttatatataaaattttgatttgatttgattcaattttcataaattaacataattgtttatataacatcattttatatttatatattacatacacaaataattatatttatccaatataaaaataatttaatatatttatttttaaaatgtgtacaattgaatcaaaatgaaagttatatatatattttaaccacaattgAATgcatataattacaccaaatcaaagttcatatacTAAATTACATATTGAATCTcgtatataattttaagatttgtcTCAAAAAATTATgacttgattttctttttataaaattattatgttaaaaaatattcgATACTCATCCACCATTTATCCGAAGACAAACCGTACGTTGCTTTAGAAAGTAGAGATGAAAATTCGAAAAAAGCGTGAGCGGCAGGATTCGAACCTGCGCGGGCAGAGCCCACATGATTTCTAGTCATGCCCGATAACCACTCCGGCACGCCCACTTGACAAGATTTTTCTAAGAAaccaattaattatttaaaacaaacaaaaaagaagcaTGTTCATCATGCCATGCATACTTGTCTGGTGATGGCCCACTCAACTTTTTCACACTCAATTGGTCCCTCACTTCATAAAATTCTTTTCAGCCAAAACCTTTTTCCTTCCAATAATTCCAAGGGTAAATTCCACAAATGATCATCCAATTATACTTGTGTTCCTGTTTTAGTTAtccaactttaaaatttctcaatttaggcactaatgtttgaatttgttcctattttggtcaccctCAGTTAAATTGATAACGGAAAGCCTTTTTctaattagtataataacacacttagtcctcaatacttacatattctatcattttgattctaattctaataattcaataaatttaacccttcacatttacaaattctatcaatttgatcctcaaacttTCTAATCAAagctttcaacttttaaaacaaGAGGCATTCCACATCTATTAACCGTTTGATTTATGGTTGAAATTATCCAATTTAGTACATAAAccttttgtttatatttttaagaagttGGTGTTAGAAATTAAcaaacaccattaaaaataataaaaagtaaattttaaaaatatagtatataataaaattatataaataaattaatatttgtaaaaataatttttcactttgattagcataattttagttttaattaatttggtaaatgatttGACAAGAATCATATTATTAGCAATACGTATTGCTTAttgtgaatttaaaattaaaataaatagaatactAATAATctcttaatatatttataattttttctaaaaacctTTATCAATGTAACAAAaggaaattcaattaattctttcacatttttttcattatgaaaattaaatgttcttaattttttcttaaataattattgattgaacaatTGGATTTTTAAAgccataatttttatttggatttaatttccaatttcaaaGACCCACTTCAAGAACTATTTCTACTTACCTTGAAGAAAATATCATATTGTTAACAACAAGAGTAAATTTGAAGTACTTTGTTTAAggtttttccattttctttatccaaaattttatcaatctcacggttataaaatattatatttagaaaaaaactaatgaaaaaaatgaaatgaagttTCAATATAAACTCATTGGTATCTAGAATTGGCTCGGAAAACAGCTCGTTAGTTGAtagaagcttttttttttcttttttgggttttttaaatttatagatGTGGGATGACTCTATTTTACAAGCTGAAAGCTTTGATTAGAAAGTTTGAGGATCaatttgatagaatttgtaaatatgatgggttaaatttattgaattaattagaaTTATGATCAAATGGATAGAATAAgtaagtattgaggactaaatgtgttattacaCCGGTTAGAAAAAGGTTTTATGCTATCAATTTAACGGCGGGTGGCTGgaagaaaaatacatttaaacgTTAGtgcctaaattgaaaatttttaaagttgaaaaatcaaaataggaACACAAGTATAATTGGGTGACCATTTGAAtagttaaatgattaattactTTTGGATCAATTTATAGTGTAAATATTTGAATCTTAAAATATACTTCAAGTCTCTATACTTTTGTATGTctaaaatttagtcttttacttttaactttagatatttaatcctctatttttcgaatttaaaattcaaatctaattgtTAACACAACACcattaatttcttttgttaaattcattagtgtgatattttgaaattaaaaaaaacacttactTAGTAgccatgtaacaaaaaaaaacattgcaattgacttgaatttaacaaataattttaatagcgTTAACAACTCTTACATCaactttttatcaaaataaagtatttgGGCTAATCAATGAACATTGTAAAAAGAGTGCCAAGTTATGTCAAAAGTTGAAGTATAAAGATTCAATCTTGAATTTGATTATatcatagggactaaaattgaaatttgacaatttttctaGAATAAGGAAGGTTGATACACGTGTCAATCAAGGAAGGTTGGaccttccttttatatatagatagatatttTGAGCATATTGTAAGgattaaaacttaatattttaagttacaCTAATTCTCTTTAGTTATTATAAAGagataattattatattttagttaaattcaattaaccaatttatgaattgtaaagtttaattaattaatttgagtttctgatttatagaagaatattttttatacacGTAGCAGAATACTTAAATGTACGAaacttaaatgatttattaagttgATATCTTTAATAAAACTTTTGATGCAATTCtacttattaaatattattttatttaataaaatatgattaatagatttttatgtaaaagtaaaaaaatttgttaaaataatagcaaaattttttgttaaaataatagcttaactaaaatttattatttttatttaatttataagataattttatttaataaaatataattaatattctcacttatattaaatatgcattttattttaaaatttgagactCAATACTATTATAAAAAGCTATTTtagtaaagaaaatatttataattacgGTGATTGTTGTTACAAGTGGAAAGCTATTGTAGAgacttaaaataaaacataaaaaatttataacaaactttgctattttaataaattattatcataaaagGTAATTgttataaagaaatttaagtatatttaattatatatccaatctcaatataattattctaaaaaatcaaattttatattaattatatattaaagtagTGTTTGAAAAGTTATCTAATAATTGGACTTTGgtgtaattatttataattacaataTAGCAGTATGTTTGGGTAACTACTGACTATTTGGATTGTGAACCcaaatattataatgtcaatgttaattatgtaaatataaaatattttcttacactACATCGTGGGGTATGATACCATTTGAGAGAATGGAGTCAGACATAAGTATCATAGACAACTCACAGACTCTTTAATTCGAGACGTTTAAGGCTTCGAAATGTagttgaatttgttgttctaaattttttttctatattagcATCACCTTAGTATAGCATAAAAATAGAAGGTTTGATCGTACTAGCATgttgcatattttataacttgAATCATAGGTAAAATTGAGATTATCCATACTTCAAAGAGTAAATGaaagaaagagatattgatAATCTTAATGATGCATATTCAAATTCAGATGGTGATGAACTCGATCAATTACCAACAAATGATGATAAGGAGCATATGTCAAATATTAAAGGAGTAACTCAACAAATATGCATTgaaacaattagataaaattatatatgatgtatatttttcttattatttttattagtaatcgtATTATCAACTACTTTTTAAACTAACATGATGTATacgataatttaattttaatttgttacttatttagaaaaaaaattttatcatactaataatttttatagtaattaatatattttaaaaatataaactatataattatataattataatttatactaggaagtataattattaagaattataCTCCTGAGATACAAAGGTGGGTCTAGATGATGGCAAAAACTGTGAGATACATCTAGTGTCTTGTCTTGTCAAAACAATGTCAGGTTGAAAGACAAATAGCATAGGAGAATCCAGCTGAAAACGAGCCTATCCTTTCTTTTAGGTTTTAGTTGGTTTGTTGTTCATACTCAACCCTCTTATCAAACCACCGAGTGGTTAAGAGCTCTATGTTACCACTTTAAGCTCTAGGTTTCAAATCAATGTAAATTAATACCTTGACCAAAAGCAAAGACTAATCAATTCaacccatttttaattttttgatatttttattatttatgaattttaagaatttttttaatttaatatcaatcCAATTAGGAAAACCTTATTCAAAAAATGTACCGAAAaatcattttgtaaaaataaaaaatataccatAAATGAATAGGAAGAGTTGTCTAAaagttaaattacattttatctctctatttaaaaatttaaacgaGTTAATCactatacattaaataaaaataaaatctccaACCCCATACATCATTATAAAGTAAACATTATATGCCACATTTGTCTGATTATTCCATCAACATTACATTAACGTTTAAcgatacaaataaacaaaattttaataaaaaactaccaatttacttttttaatataatgaatTAGTTTGCACATTTTTTGAAACTCAAAAACCTCCATAGAGCATGTCAGACCATTAAATTACttcttttcttcatctttcatttccttcctaacaaatgaaatataaacCAACGAATATCTTAATAACGCAAGATTTGCCGAAACTGTTTCACTCCCGGAGAGAAGTCAACACAAGAAGTCCAGACTCTGGAGCTGTACCAGATTAACCATATAGAGCAGCTTGTTTGCATTCAACCAATCAGCCAAAAGCAATTAAGAATGGTGAAAACTATAACAGAAAAACCAAAACATATTAAGCAAGCTACATTAATTAATAGCATATCATTCATACTAAGTTCCGGTATGCATCAATTCAACATTATCCTTTCTCTAAATTCATAAGAAAATGTGATAAGTCACAACAATCACATTTAAGGTCAAATTCTAAAAGAGTGGTTCGCATGTGGCATAACTTCATCAGTCAAAGCCTCTAAAGGAGCGACCACCACAATCCGAGAGGCCCATCACACCGAATATGTGTTTTCATAAGATTCTAGATCAAGAGCTTCTCAATAGCATCCTacatttcacaaaaaaaaaaaaaacataaaatgcaGGAGCAAAGTCAGCCACAAGAAGTGCAAAACATTGACTAGATTTATATGGTAAGATACTAAAAGGCAAAGTACCTTGAGTTGTTGTATTTGGGATTTCAATTGGCTTCCTTCGTTTGATGTGACAGAACATGCAATTACAGGTCTTGTAACCCCACATGCACGTCCAAGTGCTTGCTTTGAAGGAACAAATACGTAGGGAACATTCTGCAGAACTCAAATACAAGTTCATTATTGTGATTATGAACGCCTTGTAATATTTCAACAAAAAGCATTGGAAATAGAAATCTAGCAACTGATCCTAGATATTTGTGCTCCATGGCAACGAATCAAGGCGTTGCATTTAAGATTGTTCCCCATGAGGAAATTTACATTGAGGAATTCACCATTAGCTCAAGAGAGGTAAAATCTTCGTATTAAATAGAAAGTGCATAATCTTATTTAAATGACCTCTTATATTTTGCACTAGAATTAGATGTTTTAAATTCACAGCTAGGAACAACATTGATTTGAagcaataaaattataaatgaccCCAAAGAcaaattctcaaaaaaaaaaaaaaaaaaactcccaaAGCTAATCATCTCAACAGTGTATGACTATTTAGCACATTAGAGTTGTATCAAGGAACAGCATGTACAAAATGCATAATATCAAACAAAAGTTATAAACAAAAAGGGGAAACTCTGAAACTGctcaaaattatatgttttcaTATGGCTTTATGCAAGGGAAATGAAAGGCACAAGCAATTTGCCACATAATTAGCGAGTTATAGCAGAGTTTGGCAATTAGAAGACAAACGTGAATACAAACGCAATTCCAAATAGTACAGGagaacataaaagaatattCCATCCAATTCAAACAAGCAGTTTCGCAGCCATACCACCTAGCAACATATTCAGAACAACTACCCTAGCAATTACTTTGCCTAGTGTAAATACTCAAATAGAGAAAACTGAACAAAATCCAATAGAATTAAGTGAATAAAACGTCTAAATGAGAAATGCAAAATATCCATAAAGGAATTACCTTATCTTCAGCAAGCAAAGGAAGATGGAGCAGAATCTCAAGGGGCTCGGTATCAGCAGCCATCACAATGAACTCCGAGATACCTCTATTCAGGGTCTTAGTAGCTGAATCCCAAAcaaacccaatttttttaaaaaaaatgaaagcaaaaCCCATGTggaaataataacaataatagcaaaaaacgaaaaatttatgaaaacgaGCATCATTTCCTAACCTTCATTAGCTCCCTTTTTGAGCTGCTTGTAGTTGGCAGCTTGTTGAACAAGATCTAAAATCGTGGTTGTTAACTGAGCATCCGCTAGTGGGTATGCTTTGGGGTTCACTGGTTCTCCAGTCTGCAAAAATTCAGCCACTTGTAACATATAATacgaagataaaaaaaaacactttacCTTAatgaacagaaaaaaaaaagccattaccattatttttctttgagaAAGCAGATGAGGAAAAGGCAAGCGACTAGGGTTTTTGTCGATATAACAAAAGGGGCGCTAGGGTTTATGAGAAAAAAAGTAACTAAGTTATTAATAGATATTGCAACTCGGGTCGGGTCCAAACAGCTATGGGCCTGACTGTACTAGGAACCCAACGGGTATGGTACCGCTATTTTAAATGCTTAACATATTCCAATGTCTCCTTaaaagctttttctttttcttcaacaagGCAACAGAGGTTAACT
This genomic stretch from Gossypium raimondii isolate GPD5lz chromosome 6, ASM2569854v1, whole genome shotgun sequence harbors:
- the LOC105774371 gene encoding uncharacterized protein LOC105774371 translates to MTGEPVNPKAYPLADAQLTTTILDLVQQAANYKQLKKGANEATKTLNRGISEFIVMAADTEPLEILLHLPLLAEDKNVPYVFVPSKQALGRACGVTRPVIACSVTSNEGSQLKSQIQQLKDAIEKLLI